A stretch of the Planktothricoides raciborskii GIHE-MW2 genome encodes the following:
- the rsmI gene encoding 16S rRNA (cytidine(1402)-2'-O)-methyltransferase: MNSEVTAGILYIVATPIGNLEDISFRAVRILQSVDYIAAEDTRHTGKLLNHFQIKVPQISYHEHNQKQRIPELLDKLKAGKNIAVVTDAGMPGISDPGYEMVTACIDAGVNVVPIPGANAAITAISAAGLPSERFVFEGFLPTKGKERQQRLDLLETESRTIILYESPHRLEKTLADLANCLGSDRPIALGRELTKLHEEFWRGTIGEALSYYQSVPPQGEFTLVIAGKSEATEEISDTTLKTELENLLKQGISRSEATKIMAERTSVSRRKIYQLALLIPESNEGEND, encoded by the coding sequence ATGAACAGTGAAGTAACCGCAGGAATTCTCTATATTGTCGCCACACCGATTGGCAATTTGGAAGATATCAGTTTTCGGGCTGTGCGAATTTTGCAGTCAGTAGATTATATTGCGGCGGAAGATACGCGGCATACAGGAAAATTACTGAATCATTTTCAAATTAAAGTGCCGCAAATTAGTTATCACGAACATAACCAAAAACAAAGAATTCCCGAATTGCTGGATAAGTTAAAAGCAGGGAAAAATATTGCGGTAGTCACCGATGCGGGAATGCCGGGAATTTCCGATCCGGGCTATGAAATGGTGACAGCTTGTATTGATGCGGGGGTGAATGTGGTGCCCATTCCGGGGGCAAATGCGGCAATTACTGCTATCAGTGCGGCAGGATTACCCAGCGAAAGATTTGTGTTTGAAGGTTTTTTGCCGACGAAAGGAAAAGAGCGCCAACAGCGATTAGATTTGTTAGAAACTGAGTCCCGGACGATTATTTTATATGAGTCGCCCCACCGCTTAGAGAAAACTTTGGCAGATTTGGCTAATTGTTTAGGAAGCGATCGCCCGATCGCCCTGGGTCGAGAATTAACCAAACTCCATGAAGAATTTTGGCGCGGCACCATTGGAGAGGCATTATCCTACTATCAATCCGTGCCACCGCAAGGGGAATTTACATTAGTTATTGCCGGGAAAAGTGAAGCAACAGAGGAAATTTCTGACACCACCCTGAAAACCGAGTTAGAAAACTTATTAAAACAAGGAATATCCCGCTCTGAAGCTACAAAAATCATGGCCGAACGAACCTCTGTTTCTCGGCGCAAGATT